The genomic interval cgaagTCACCTACGCCGTCGGCGGCAACATAGGGTACCAAATCCAGGAATCCGCCAAATCTGCCCGCTTCCGCATCCGCGCCAAGCAGGAAAACGTCTCgggcgtcctcctccccgcgTTTGAGAGCTACCAGACCGAGGGGAACAACGACTTTGCCATGACGGGTCTCGGCAAGGGAGGTCAGCAGGTGCAGCGGTGTCGCGAAACGTatgcgagggcggtggaggcgctCGTGGAGCTGGCGAGTTTGCAGACGGCGTTCGTGATTTTGGACGAGGTCATCAAGGTGGTGAACAGGCGAGTGAATGCCATGTAAGTGACAGACCTGAGATTTTTGAGagtggatgggatgggttggggtgcTAACATTTGCCTAGTGAGCATGTCATTATTCCCAGGACGGAGAATACCATCAAGTGTAAGTGGAACTCCACCCTGTTTTAGATGGACTGTACTGACTTTCCCAGATATCAACTCggagcttgacgagctggACAGAGAGGAGTTTTACAGACTGAAGAAGGTTGCCGGCAAGAAACAGCGAGACACGGCCGAGCAAGATGCCGAGATGAAGGCTAGGAAAGAAGCGCAAGCTGCAGCTGCAGATGAGCAGAACCAAGCGCCAAATGCCGCGGCGGACGACGCGCCAGCTGATCTGTTggctgcggaggaggatgaagatgtcATCTTCTAAGGGAGTTGTTGGGTTTGGACCATCGAGCGTTGTTGTCACTGTCGCATGTTGGAAGGGTGTGGTTAGAGTCATTGGTCAGCACGTTGTTTCATTAGGCATAGGCGCAATCCGGGAGTTGCTTTGTTTCCATGTTTCTATTTCATTGGGTATCTCTAATTCCCTTCGCTGAGGCATCAATGAGCCGATTACGTTAAACCTGTACCATTCGGAGCATTACATCCTACTTTACCTATCAAACCACTTATATGTGGTACCTCATTCCATCCCCCAGCTTACTGGCGCTGGTACGTGACCTTCATCGTCTTCTCGCCATTCTTCAACGCCATGCCAGCAGTATTCTCCTTGGCAGTAATAGCCCCGGCTTCTGCGTCGTACTCGACGAAAGCAATCCCGCTGCGACCAGGGACAGTACGGACTTCGCGGAAACCTTCGAAGCGGCTGAAGATACCAGTGAGCTCGTCCTTGCCAAAGTCGTCGGGGAGGTTCTGAACGAAGAGAATgcggttgggtgggaggtaTTCGTCGGGGACGACAGCGgcggcaccagcaccggTGGACTTGAGGCCGGCACCACGAGCGTTCTTGGTTGGGCGGCCACTGACGGCGGTTTCGGCACCTGGAAGAGGACGCTTGAGGCGCTTTTGCTCTTCGGCTGTTTCGAGCGCCTTCTTTTTGTCTATTGATAATTCATGTTAAAACCAAGTTCAAAACGGAGAAATGTTAACGAGGGCATACCCTTCTCTGCCATGCGCCGGCGCTTGTGGgcatcaaactcctcctcgttgCCGGTCTGTTTAACGGTGGCATCGCTTCGAGTGCGGGCAAGGGCGACTTGCATGGGCTTCTCGAACAACTCGAACCCCTGGACTTCTTCAATAGCCGCGAGGGCGGACTCGGGCTTGTCGAAAACAACAAATGCCTggcccttggccttgaggttGGTCTTAACAACGATATCGATCACATTGCCGTACTCGGAGAAGATGGCCATGAGGGCTTCCTTGAGCGGTTCGGGCTTGACGCGCTCTTCGAGGTTGCGCACGTAG from Podospora pseudoanserina strain CBS 124.78 chromosome 6, whole genome shotgun sequence carries:
- the VMA8 gene encoding H(+)-transporting V1 sector ATPase subunit D (COG:C; EggNog:ENOG503NUXA; BUSCO:EOG09264IMV), producing MSGAADREAVFPTRQSLGIMKAKLKGAETGHSLLKRKSEALTKTLREITRRIDEAKRKMGRVMQIASLSLAEVTYAVGGNIGYQIQESAKSARFRIRAKQENVSGVLLPAFESYQTEGNNDFAMTGLGKGGQQVQRCRETYARAVEALVELASLQTAFVILDEVIKVVNRRVNAIEHVIIPRTENTIKYINSELDELDREEFYRLKKVAGKKQRDTAEQDAEMKARKEAQAAAADEQNQAPNAAADDAPADLLAAEEDEDVIF
- a CDS encoding hypothetical protein (EggNog:ENOG503NUQ3; COG:A), which translates into the protein MASGQQPIATVYVRNLEERVKPEPLKEALMAIFSEYGNVIDIVVKTNLKAKGQAFVVFDKPESALAAIEEVQGFELFEKPMQVALARTRSDATVKQTGNEEEFDAHKRRRMAEKDKKKALETAEEQKRLKRPLPGAETAVSGRPTKNARGAGLKSTGAGAAAVVPDEYLPPNRILFVQNLPDDFGKDELTGIFSRFEGFREVRTVPGRSGIAFVEYDAEAGAITAKENTAGMALKNGEKTMKVTYQRQ